From Jeotgalibacillus haloalkalitolerans:
TAGACATTTTGCATATGATAACACTGTACAGGAGGTGTAATTCATGTATCCTTATCGTCCATATCCCATTCCCTTTCAGGTTGTTCAGACTGCTCCAAAAACAGCCGGTTTTTCAATTGCGTCGCTTCAGAAGTGGGCCGGTACTGCCCAGCAATTTATTAATACCGCCCACCGCTATATGCCTTACGTGCAGCAATATGGACCTATGATTAAAAATTTCCCTGCGATGTGGAAATTATACAAGGCTTTTAATGAATTAGATGCCGACGAAAGTAATGTCACAGACATAAAGGAAGATCCAAAATCAGAAAGCAAAGCTGCTTTGAAGAAAGAACCAGTCAGGCGTCCTGAATCCACTCCGAAGCTTTATATATAGCTTTTAATTGTTCCTGTACGTCATCTGCTTTATACTGATGGTATAAAGTCTTACGTGCAGGAGGATTCTGATGAAGACACTAAAAATAACACCGCGCGGATATTGCTATGGTGTAGTAGATGCAATGGTGATTGCAAGAAATGCAGCGATGGATAAATCACTGCCCCGTCCGATCTATATTCTGGGCATGATCGTTCATAATAAACACGTTACAGACGCATTTGAAGAAGAAGGTATTATCACGCTTGATGGTGAAAACCGAAAAGAAATTCTTGAAAAAGTACATGAGGGAACGGTTATTTTTACAGCACACGGTGTATCGCCGGAAGTGCGGGAAATCGCACGTCAAAAAGGGCTGATTTCAATTGATGCGACATGCCCGGATGTAACAAGAACCCATGACCTGATCCGTCAGAAAAAAGCTGAAGGGTATCATATTGTTTACATTGGTAAAAAGGGACATCCGGAGCCTGAAGGAGCAGTAGGTGTTGCACCGGACGTTGTGCACCTGGTTGAAAAACCTGAAGATGTGGAAAGCCTTTCTATTGATAATGACAAGATTATCGTGACAAATCAGACGACAATGAGTCAATGGGACGTTGCGGACGTAATGGTTAAAGTGAAAGAGAAGTATCCACAGACTGAAGAACATAAAGAGATCTGTATGGCAACTCAGGTGCGTCAGGAAGCTGTAGCTGAACAGGCTGGAGAGGCTGACCTTTTAATCGTAGTCGGCGATCCGATGAGTAATAACTCAAACAGACTTGCGCAGG
This genomic window contains:
- a CDS encoding 4-hydroxy-3-methylbut-2-enyl diphosphate reductase, which translates into the protein MKTLKITPRGYCYGVVDAMVIARNAAMDKSLPRPIYILGMIVHNKHVTDAFEEEGIITLDGENRKEILEKVHEGTVIFTAHGVSPEVREIARQKGLISIDATCPDVTRTHDLIRQKKAEGYHIVYIGKKGHPEPEGAVGVAPDVVHLVEKPEDVESLSIDNDKIIVTNQTTMSQWDVADVMVKVKEKYPQTEEHKEICMATQVRQEAVAEQAGEADLLIVVGDPMSNNSNRLAQVSEEIAGTPAHRVADVSEIKHEWLLGCETVAVTAGASTPTPIVKEVMNYINQFDPDNPETWLGEKNVPLAKILPKIKTPTKPETILPYSK
- the vrrA gene encoding VrrA/YqfQ family protein; amino-acid sequence: MYPYRPYPIPFQVVQTAPKTAGFSIASLQKWAGTAQQFINTAHRYMPYVQQYGPMIKNFPAMWKLYKAFNELDADESNVTDIKEDPKSESKAALKKEPVRRPESTPKLYI